The following is a genomic window from Hymenobacter monticola.
GCAGCACGTAGCCGGCCATGAGCCCGGCCATGAGGATGCGCGCCGCCAGCGTGGCCCAGGCCGAGCCCATCAGCCCCATAGCCGGCGCCCCCCAGTGGCCAAACACGAGGGCGTAGCACAGGGCGGCGTTCACCACGTTGGCCAGCACCGACAGCCACATGGCCTGCCGCGTCAGCCCCAGCCCCTCGGCAAATTCGCGGAAGCCCTGGAACACCATCAGCGGCAGCAAGGACCAGCTGATGACCCGTACCCAGGGCGCGGCCATCGTCACCACTTCGGGCGACTGGCCCAAGTAGTGCAGCAGCGAAGGCACCACCTGCCCCACCCCCGCCAGCACCAGCCCGGCCAGCGTGCACAGCCACACCGAGGAAGCCAGCAGCCGGCCCAGGTCGGGCAGGTCGCGCCGGCCGTGGGCGGCGGCTACCAGCGGCACGCTGCCCATGCTCAGGCCAATGCCCAGTATCATCAGCACCGTGGTGCTGCTCACGCCCAGGCTCACGGCCGCCAGCGGCACCGTGCCCGTGCGCCCCACCAGCACCGAATCGACGAAGCTGACCGAGATGTGGCCCAGCTGCGACAGTACCACTGGGTAGGCCAGCAACACAGTAGGCCGCAGGTGCGGGCGGATATTTTCAAACGTCTTTCCCATAAATTTTAGCCTCGCAAAGGTACGGCGAGCGGTTCCGCACCGGTTCCGGGTGGTTCGGAACCGGCTCAGAGTGGTGTTGAACCGGTGGGGAGTGGTTCCGAACCGGTCACGAGTGGTTTCAAACCGGTGCATAGTGGTTCGGAACCGGTCGCAAGTGGTTCGGAACCGGTCTGGGGTGGATTGAAACTACTCCCAACCGGTTCCGAACCACTTTACCTCAATTGGGAAGCAAATAACTTCTGTAGCCGCGCCAGCGCTTCATGCAGCGCCGCTTCCTCCACAGCATAAGACAGCCGTACAAAGCCCGGCGCGCCGCAGGTGGCCCCGTCCACCACCTCCACCCCGGCCGCAGCCAGTCGCTGCACGAGTTGCGCTGAGGCTTCGGGCGCTGGCAATTCGGGAGCGAGCAAGCGGGTGAAATCGGCGAATGCGTAGTAAGTGCCTTCGGGGGCGACACTCTTAGGCGCGTCAGGCAGGGCGGCCAGTCCTTCGAATAGCCGCTGCCGGTTAGGTGCCAGCTGGGCGCACAGCGCGGCCCCGATTTCCTCGGCGTGGCGGGTGGCGGCCAGCGCCGCCATCTGGGCCGGCACCGGCACGGCCGCGCCGGTGGCAAACAGCCGGGCCGTCACCGCCTCGGCCAGCGCGGGCGGGGCCACCAGGCAGCCCACGCCCCACCCCGCCAGCGCCAGCGACTTCGAAAAGCCGCTCACTATCACGTGCCGCCCGCGCGGGTCGGGCAAGGCCAGCAAGGTGGGCAACGCCTCTGGCCCAAAGCTGATGCCCTCGTAAATCTCGTCGCTCAACACCCAAAGCTCCGGAAAGTCGGCCGTCACGGCCAGCAGGTCCGCCCATTCGGCCCGCGAATACACGCGCCCGGTCGGGTTGTTGGGGTTGCTGATGAGGAGCAGCCGGGTGGCCGGCGTGAGGGCGGCGCGTAGCGTGGCGGGCGTGAGGGCGTAGTTGTCGGCCGCTGCCAGCGGCAGGGTGCGGAGCGTGCCGCCGGCCCGGCGCACCAGCTCCCAAAAGCCAAACCAATTGGGCGTGGGCAGCAGCACCTCGTCGCCGGGCCGTAGCATCTCGCTGAGCAAGGCAAACAGGCCGGTTTTGGCTCCGTTGGTCACCACTACCTGCTCGGCACTGACGCTGGCCGCGCCGCGCTGGCGGTAGCGCTCCGCCAAAGCTTCGCGCAAGGCGGGCAGGCCCGCCGCCGGGCTCACGGCCAAGGGGCCCAGCTGCTGTTGGGCACCGGCTAGCACCTGCGTAGCCGCTGCCAACGCCACTTCGGGCACTGCAAAATTTCCGTAGCCAGAAGCCAGGCTGATGAGGTCCATGCTTTGAGTTATTTGAGTGAAGAGTTGGATGGCGTCTGTCATCCAACTCTTAACTCTTTACTCCTAACTCCTCTCTAGCCAGCACCACGTCGGCGAAATCGCCGGCCGCATCGGTGAAGGACGTTACCACCTGCAAGCCGACCTCAGCGGCCAGCGCTTCAATCTGGGGCATCGTGAACTTGAAGGAATTTTCGGTGTGAATGACCTCCCAGGCAGCGAAATCGACGGTTTCTTCCAAGGCGGCAAAGTGCACCTGCTGAGCCCGGGCACTCACCAGGAAGGAGCGCACGGCCCCGCTCAGCGGGCTGTAGTCGGTGTAGTGCTGCCAGTGGGCCAGGTCAAAATCGGCGCCCAGCTCGCGGTTGAGGCGGGTGAGCAGGTTCAGGTTGAACGCGGCCGTGACGCCCTGCGCGTCGTCGTAAGCCGCCCGGATGCGGCGCGGGTCTTTCTGCAGGTCGAAGCCGATGAGCAGGCGGTCGGCGGGGCCCAGCGGGGCGGCCAGCTGGCGCAGGAAATTCAGCCGCTCGCCCGGGCCGAAGTTGCCGACGTTGGAGCCCAGAAACAGCACGGCCTTAGTGCCCGCCCATGTGCGCAGCTGGGTGAGGGCCGTGGCGTAGTCTTCCACCACCGGCGCCACGCGCAGGGCGGGCAGCTCCCGGCGCAGCGTCTCGACCAGCCCTGTCATGGCGCCCGCCGAAATATCCACCGGCGCATACGTAAACGCGGCGTTGCCTTGCAGCAGCTCGCGCAGCAGCAGCTTGGTTTTGGTGCCGTCGCCCGCGCCCAGCTCCACCAGCGAGAAATCGGGGCTGCCGGCCGGGCTCAGGGCCGCCGCCAGCGCCGCGCCGTGCTGCTGGAAAATGGCCGCCTCGGCCCGCGTGGGGTAATATTCCGGCAAGTCCATGATTTGCTGGAACAAGCGGCTGCCCGCGTCGTCGTAGAAATACATCGACGACAACGTTTTGGGCGTTTTGCGCAGGCCGGCGGCCACGTGTTGGGCTAGCTCGCTTGCGGCCGGATTCAGGATGGATGGTTGGGACATAATCGGAACAGGTCATTCAAAACCCGTCATGCAGAGCGCAGCGAAGCATCTCGCGTGCTTAAGTAAACCAATCGATTGAATCACCATCGCAAGCGAGATGCTTCGCTGCGCTCTGCATGACGTTCTTACTGCAGCCTAGCGCGCCAGCCGGATGCCGGAAAACTGCCAGCGCTTGTCGGCATGAAAAAAATTGCGGTAGCTCACACGAATGTGGCTTTCGGGCGTGACGCAGGAGCCGCCGCGCAGCACCAGCTGGTTCACCATAAACTTGCCGTTGTACTCGCCCAGGGCCCCGGCGGCGCGCTCGTAGCCCGGGTAGGCGTGGTAGGCCGAGTAGGTCCACTCCCAGCATTCGCCCAGCAGCTGGTGGCACTGCGCGGGGTCGGCGTCGGCGGGCAGCGGCTGGGGGTCGAAGCGCTGGCTTTCCAGCCAAGTACCGCCGGCGGGCGTGGCGCCGAAGTGGCGGGCCGCCGTTTCCCATTCGGCCTCGGTGGGAAGGCGGGCTCCTGCCCAGTAGGCATAGGCGTCTGCCTCGTAGAAGCTGACGTGCGTGACGGGCGCGGCCGGGTTCACGGGCTGCAGGCCGTGGTGCGTGAAGCGGTACCAGGCGCCGTCGCGCTGCATCCAGTACAGCGGCGCTTCCCAGCCCTCGGCCTGGGCCAAATCCCAGCCCTCGCCCATCCAATAGCGGAAGTCGCGGTAGCCGCCGGCTTCCATGAAGGCCAGGTATTCGCCGTTGGTCACCAGCCGGTTTTGCAACTCAAATGGGGCCACCAGCACGTCGTGGGCCGCCAGCTCGTTATCAAAGCAAAATCCCTCTTCCTGAAACCCAATGCGGTAAATGCCGCCCGGCACGGGTAGCCAGGAAGCTGTTGATTCTGCAGGGGCTTTGGTTTCAACGCTTAACCCATTCAGGTACGCCGGTGCCAGCGGGCTGGTACTGAGGATGTATTTAATGTCGGTAGCCAGCAGTTCCTGGTGCTGCTGCTCGTGTTGCAGGCCCAGCTCCACCAGCTCATAGAACGCGGCAGGAAGGTCGTCGGCGTGGTTGAGCAGGGCGGCCATGGCCTCGTCGACGTGGGCGCGGTAGGCCAGCACGTCGGCCAGGGGCGGGCGCGAGAGCGTGCCCCGGTCGGCCCGGTTCACGCGCGAGCCCAGGGAGTTATAATAGGAGTTGAACAGGAAAGCGTAGTCGGGGTGAAAGAGCTGGTAGCCGGGGGCATACTCCTTCAGCAGAAACGTTTCCCAGAACCAGGTGGTGTGGGCCAGGTGCCACTTGGGCGGGCTCACGTCGAGCATGGGCTGCACCACCGTGTCTTCGGGCAGCAGCGGGGCGCACAGGGCCTGGCTTTGGGCGCGCACCGCCTGGTAGCGGGCCGGCCAGGGCGAAACGGCCGCACGGGGAGCAGCCAGGGAAGCAGGGGCTTGGGACATGATGGTGGGCCAGCCACTAAGGCCTGGCAGGGCACTAACCGGATTAGCACGCCAGAGGTTACGGTCCAGCTCCGGATATGTGTTTCTCCCGCTTGGCTTCTGAAAATGGCGTGCCGTCCCGAAAACCCGCAGAGCGCAACAATAACTACGTAGAAGCTCCTCAGTAAAAATTGGTATTTATGGTTCGAAACCTTGTAAATCACAACTTAAGCGAAAAATAGGGGTACGACTACCGCCGCTGCACATTACCATTGCACTCTGTTTAACCCTCTTTTTGAAAAACAAACATGGCTACTCAAACCACTTCCGCCGCTGGCGCCACTGCCACCAAACCCGCCACCCGCCCGGCTAACCGCGTGGGCACCAAAAGCCGCCGCGGCTTCGCGGCCATGAGCCCCGAGACCCAGCGCCGCATTGCCAGCGAGGGCGGAAAAGCCTCGCACGCTAGCGGCCGGGGCCACCGTTTCTCGGCCGAAGAAGCCCGCGACGCCGGCCGCAAAGGCGGCCTGGTAAGCCGTCGCGGCAAAGCTGCTTCGACCAAGTAAGCACTGTTCGCCAAGCGAAGACGAAGCATGCCGCGCATCTTTGCGCCATGCTTCGTCTTCGCTTTTCGCAGCGCGCGCTGCGCTTCAACTTCCCGGCCCGCACCTCGCGCGGGGCTCTGGCCGAGCACGTGGCCTGGTACCTGCACCTGACCCACGACGACGCGCCCGCCATCACGGGGTTGGGCGAAGCCGCGCCGCTGGCCGGCCTCAGTCCCGACTATGGGCCCGACTTCCCCGCCGCCGTTGCCCAGCTTTGCGCGCGGTTCAATGCCGGCGCATTGGCCACCTTCGCGGCGGCTGATGCGCCGGCATTTGTGGGTCTGGGCCTGCCCGCCCTCACCTTCGCCCTCGAAACGGCCGCCCTCGACCTGGCCCGCGGCGGCCGGCGCCAGCTCTACGCCAACGCTTTCAGCGAGGGCCGCGCCGCGCTGCCCATCAACGGGCTGGTGTGGATGGGCGACGCCCCTTTCATGCGCGAGCAGATTCGGCAGAAGCTGGCGGCCGGGTATTCGTGCCTGAAGCTGAAAATCGGCAGCCTCGACTTCGCCACCGAGTTAGCGCTGCTGACCGAAATCCGCGCCGCCGCCGGCCCCGAACGCCTGGTGCTGCGTGTCGACGCCAACGGCGCCTTCGCCCCGGCCGAGGCGCCGGCCAAGCTGGCGCAGTTGGCGGCGTTTCACATTCATTCCATCGAACAGCCCCTGGCCGCTGGCCAGACTGCGGCCATGGCGGAACTGTGCCGCACCTCGCTCCTGCCTATTGCCCTCGACGAGGAGCTGATTGGGGTGACCGAGCCGGCCCGGCAAGTTGCGCTGCTCGATGAAATCCGGCCGGCCTACATCGTGCTCAAGCCCACACTGCTGGGCGGGCACGCCGCCACGCGCCGCTGGATTGCGCTGGCCGAGGCGCGCGGCATCGGCTGGTGGATTACCTCGGCCCTGGAATCGAACGTGGGCCTCAACGCCGTGGCCCAGCTCACGGGCGAGTACGACGTGCGGGGCTTTGCGCAGGGCCTGGGCACGGGCCAGCTCTACCACAACAATGTGGAAGCCCCTCTGCACGTGGGCGGCGGCGCGCTGCGCTACGACCCGGCCGGCGCCTGGGAGCTGCCCGCCTGAAGCAGCTCGGGCGGAAAAGGCGCGGCTGTTCGCTAATTTACCGGCCCGCTCTTCCCGCTTCCCGCCATGTTTGTTTCGCGCCTTGTGTGGTTGCTGCTATTCCTGCTTTGGGGCGGGGAAATGCAGCCGGCTGCGCGGGCGCAGGCCGCTTCGACTGAGGCGCCGTTTCGGCTTCGGAACACGCGGCACCCCCGGGCGCGCGTGCCGGTCCAGTTGCAGCGCAATCTGCTGATTGTGAAGTGCCTGCTGAACGGCGCCGGTCCTTACAATTTTTTGCTTGATACGGGCGTCAGCACCACCCTCATCACCTCGCCTGCCCTGGCCGATTCGCTGCACCTGCGGCACGGCGAGCGGTTCCGGATAGTGGGCGCGGGCGGCGCCGACAGCGGCCTGCTGGCTTACCAGGCCGACAGCGTGCGCCTGACACTGGGCGGCGTGGAGGCCGCGCACCTCAGCCCGCTGGTGCTCGAAGCAGACGCGCTCAATCTCTCGGGCTACGTAGGCATGCCCATCCACGGCATCCTGGGGTCGGAGCTGTTTCGCAGCTTTGTGGTGGCGCTGCGGCCCGAGGAGTCGTTCATGGTGCTCCACGACCCGGCCACCTTTCAGGCGCCCCGGGGCCGGCAATGGTCGAGCCTGCCCATTTCGCTGGAAAAAGGCAAGGCTTACTTTCAGGCCCCGGTGCAGCTCAGCGACTCGCTCACCCTCCCCCTGAAACTGGTGCTCGACACCGGCGCCAGCCACGCCCTCTCGCTCGAAACCGACTCGGACCCGCGCCTGGCGTTGCCGCCCCGCCGCCTGGCGGCCGAGCTGGGCCAGGGCCTCACCGGCACGGTGCGCGGCTACCTGGGCCGGGTGGGGGCGCTGCACCTGGGCCGCTACCGGCTGCGCTCGGTGCTCACCTCCTACCCCGACGGGGCCGACGTGCACCGCCGCGCCGACGTGCCCCGCAACGGCAACGTGGGCTACGAGCTGCTCAAGCGCTTTTCGCTGGTCATCGACTACCCGCACCAGCGCCTGCTGCTGCGGCCCAATGCGCACCTGTCCGAGCCCTTCGAACACGACATGTGCGGCCTCGACCTGCTAGCCTTCAGCCCCGACTACCGCCGCTACCTGGTGCTGAGCGTGGCCCCCGGCTCGCCGGCCCACCAGGCGGGCGTGGAGCTCGACGAAGAACTGCTCAGCATCAACTTATTGCCGGCCAGCGCTTTCACCCTCACCCAGCTCAGCCGGATGCTGCGGTCCGAAGACGGCCGAGCGGTGTACCTAGTGCTGCGCCGGCCCAACGGCGACCTGCACACCGTGACGTTGCGCCTGAAGCGGCAAATCTGAGGTCGACCGGCAGCGCCGGGCGTACCTTCGCGGCAGTTTTCGCTTTCAACTTTTTGCTGTTTATGACTGCTCGACTTCTGCTTCAGCTCGCCGCCGTGTTCGGCGGCCTGGGCGTGGCCATTGGGGCCTTCGGGGCCCACGCCCTGCACGACACGCTGGTGAAAGCCGGCCGCGTCGACACCTTCGAAACTGCCGTGCGCTACCAGTTCTTTCACGTGCTGGCGCTGCTGGCCATTGGTGTGCTGTGGGCCGCCCGGCCCGAGCTGCGCGGCCTGGGCACCACCGGCTGGCTGTGGCTGGGCGGCATCGTGGTGTTCAGCGGCTCGCTCTACGGCATCTGCTTCACGGGCATCACCAAGCTGGGCGCAGTGGCGCCGCTGGGCGGTTTGCTGTTTCTGGCTGGCTGGGTAAGCCTGATACTGGCCGTTCGCGAGCTGTAGGACCCACAACCTATGTGCTAAGCCAACAAAAAAGGCGGCTCGCTTGCGCGGGCCGCCTTTTTAGCGTTAGAGCAGAAGCCAGAAAAGCTTACTTGGTTTTCACTTTCACTTTGGCGTCGCCCACTTTCTCTTTGGTTTTCTTGCCGTCCGTCTTCACTTTGGCGTCGCCGGCGGCTGTGGTCGTGGTCATGGCGGGGGCGGCGTTGGCCGTGGCCGAGGCCTCTTTCACTTCGCCTACCAGCGACACGGTGGTGCTGCCAGCAGCGGCGTTCGACTCAATGGTCAGCACTTTGTTCTGCATACCCATTTTGCCGGCCGAGTTGAAGTGGGCCGAGATGGTGCCGGTCTTGCCGGGGGCTACGGGCTCTTTGGTCCACTCGGGGGTGGTGCAGCCGCAGCTCACGCCGATGTTGGAAATGATGAGGGGCGCGGTGCCGGTGTTGCGGAACTTGAAGGTGTGGTCAACCACGCCGCCTTGCACCACCGAGCCGAAGTCGTATTTCGACTCTTCGAAGGTGATGGCGGGGCCGGCCGTAGCGGCTGCTTTCGTGGACGTGGCCTGGGCTTGGGCGGTGTAAGCGGCAGCGGTCAGGCTCAGGGCGAGGAGCAAGGTTTTTTTCATGGAGCGGAAAGCTTAAAAAGAATTGAAGGAGTTGGGGTTTAGCAAATTTAACGGTTTCGCCGCCACTGGCAAATTTACGGCCAAACTTGGCAACGAACCCTGAAGATACCGTGAAGTACCCGAAACCCGCGCCCCGGGAATTTCATTCCATGCCCCGCCTGGCACGAGTACCCCGAAGCTCCGCTTCGGCCCGTTGAACGATGCGGCCGTGAGCCGAAGCGGAGCTTCGGGGTACTCGTGCCATACGGCCCACAACGCCTGCTCAGTCCTCTTCCACGGGGTCGCTAATCAGCTTCTGCTGAAAATTGAGCAAGAACAGCCGCTCCGACGCTCGCGTAATGGCCGTGTAGAGCCAGCGCGCAAACTCGCCCGCCAGCGGCTCGTCGGGCTTCAAAAAGCCGTGGTCGACGAACACGGCCTGCCACTGCCCGCCCTGCGCCTTATGGCAGGTGAGGGCGTAGGCAAACTTGATTTGCAGGGCGTTGAGGTAGGGGTCTTTGCGCATTTCCTTGTACCGCTCGGCCTTGGTGGTAAGGTGGGCGTAGTCCTCGCTCACGGCCAGATACAGGGCGTTATTGCGGTCGGAGGGCAGGGCCGGGCTTTCGGTGTGCAGCGTGTCGAGCAGCAGCTTCACTTCAATTTCGGGCTCGTCGGGGTAGTCCACCAAGCGCACCAGCGCCTGGGCAAAGTGAAAGCCGTACACCTCCTCGCGCCGCACCACCTTCCTGATTTCCAGGAAGTCGCCGTTGGCCAGGAAACCGATTTCGGAGTCCTTCGGCAGCCAGAAGTAATTGTTGCGCACCACCATCAGGTAGTCGCCGCCCTCAATCTCCTCCTCGGCATCGAACAAGGCCCGCCGGATGAGCTGGTTGTACTGGTTGGCGTTGCGGTTCGAGCGGCAGATGATGGTGGTGTTTTCGTGGCCGAACTGGCGGTAGGCCCAGCGCAGACCGTCCTCCAGCTTGTCGCCGCCCATTTTGAACATGTCGCGGAAACCATTGGTATGCAGCTGAATATTGGGCGTTTCCGCGCGCAGCTCCTCGCGCAGCTCGGTGGCATTCACCAGAATGCCCGACTGCTGGGCCTGGCGCATCACCTGGCGCAGCTCCACGCTGCCCACCGTGGCCCGGAAACGGTGCGCCAGCAGTTCCGGGTCGAGGGCCGGGCTCAGGAGCTGGCCCACCGGCGGCAGCTGCGCCGTATCGCCGATGAGCAGCAGCTTGTTGCTGGTTTTCTCGAACACGAAGCCCATCAGGTCATCCAGCAAGCCGTTTTCGCCGAAGGCTTTTTCGTCCGAAATCATCGAGGCTTCGTCCACGATGTAGAGGGTTTGCTCGGTGCGGTTGGGTTGGCGCTGAAAGTTGAGCCGTTCGGACGGGGCGCCCGAGGTCTGACGGTAGATTTTCTTGTGAATGGTGCTGGCCGCTACGCCCGCGTAGCC
Proteins encoded in this region:
- a CDS encoding pyridoxal phosphate-dependent aminotransferase; translation: MDLISLASGYGNFAVPEVALAAATQVLAGAQQQLGPLAVSPAAGLPALREALAERYRQRGAASVSAEQVVVTNGAKTGLFALLSEMLRPGDEVLLPTPNWFGFWELVRRAGGTLRTLPLAAADNYALTPATLRAALTPATRLLLISNPNNPTGRVYSRAEWADLLAVTADFPELWVLSDEIYEGISFGPEALPTLLALPDPRGRHVIVSGFSKSLALAGWGVGCLVAPPALAEAVTARLFATGAAVPVPAQMAALAATRHAEEIGAALCAQLAPNRQRLFEGLAALPDAPKSVAPEGTYYAFADFTRLLAPELPAPEASAQLVQRLAAAGVEVVDGATCGAPGFVRLSYAVEEAALHEALARLQKLFASQLR
- the egtD gene encoding L-histidine N(alpha)-methyltransferase, encoding MSQPSILNPAASELAQHVAAGLRKTPKTLSSMYFYDDAGSRLFQQIMDLPEYYPTRAEAAIFQQHGAALAAALSPAGSPDFSLVELGAGDGTKTKLLLRELLQGNAAFTYAPVDISAGAMTGLVETLRRELPALRVAPVVEDYATALTQLRTWAGTKAVLFLGSNVGNFGPGERLNFLRQLAAPLGPADRLLIGFDLQKDPRRIRAAYDDAQGVTAAFNLNLLTRLNRELGADFDLAHWQHYTDYSPLSGAVRSFLVSARAQQVHFAALEETVDFAAWEVIHTENSFKFTMPQIEALAAEVGLQVVTSFTDAAGDFADVVLAREELGVKS
- the egtB gene encoding ergothioneine biosynthesis protein EgtB; translated protein: MSQAPASLAAPRAAVSPWPARYQAVRAQSQALCAPLLPEDTVVQPMLDVSPPKWHLAHTTWFWETFLLKEYAPGYQLFHPDYAFLFNSYYNSLGSRVNRADRGTLSRPPLADVLAYRAHVDEAMAALLNHADDLPAAFYELVELGLQHEQQHQELLATDIKYILSTSPLAPAYLNGLSVETKAPAESTASWLPVPGGIYRIGFQEEGFCFDNELAAHDVLVAPFELQNRLVTNGEYLAFMEAGGYRDFRYWMGEGWDLAQAEGWEAPLYWMQRDGAWYRFTHHGLQPVNPAAPVTHVSFYEADAYAYWAGARLPTEAEWETAARHFGATPAGGTWLESQRFDPQPLPADADPAQCHQLLGECWEWTYSAYHAYPGYERAAGALGEYNGKFMVNQLVLRGGSCVTPESHIRVSYRNFFHADKRWQFSGIRLAR
- a CDS encoding KGG domain-containing protein, whose translation is MATQTTSAAGATATKPATRPANRVGTKSRRGFAAMSPETQRRIASEGGKASHASGRGHRFSAEEARDAGRKGGLVSRRGKAASTK
- a CDS encoding o-succinylbenzoate synthase; the protein is MLRLRFSQRALRFNFPARTSRGALAEHVAWYLHLTHDDAPAITGLGEAAPLAGLSPDYGPDFPAAVAQLCARFNAGALATFAAADAPAFVGLGLPALTFALETAALDLARGGRRQLYANAFSEGRAALPINGLVWMGDAPFMREQIRQKLAAGYSCLKLKIGSLDFATELALLTEIRAAAGPERLVLRVDANGAFAPAEAPAKLAQLAAFHIHSIEQPLAAGQTAAMAELCRTSLLPIALDEELIGVTEPARQVALLDEIRPAYIVLKPTLLGGHAATRRWIALAEARGIGWWITSALESNVGLNAVAQLTGEYDVRGFAQGLGTGQLYHNNVEAPLHVGGGALRYDPAGAWELPA
- a CDS encoding aspartyl protease family protein, which produces MFVSRLVWLLLFLLWGGEMQPAARAQAASTEAPFRLRNTRHPRARVPVQLQRNLLIVKCLLNGAGPYNFLLDTGVSTTLITSPALADSLHLRHGERFRIVGAGGADSGLLAYQADSVRLTLGGVEAAHLSPLVLEADALNLSGYVGMPIHGILGSELFRSFVVALRPEESFMVLHDPATFQAPRGRQWSSLPISLEKGKAYFQAPVQLSDSLTLPLKLVLDTGASHALSLETDSDPRLALPPRRLAAELGQGLTGTVRGYLGRVGALHLGRYRLRSVLTSYPDGADVHRRADVPRNGNVGYELLKRFSLVIDYPHQRLLLRPNAHLSEPFEHDMCGLDLLAFSPDYRRYLVLSVAPGSPAHQAGVELDEELLSINLLPASAFTLTQLSRMLRSEDGRAVYLVLRRPNGDLHTVTLRLKRQI
- a CDS encoding DUF423 domain-containing protein, with translation MTARLLLQLAAVFGGLGVAIGAFGAHALHDTLVKAGRVDTFETAVRYQFFHVLALLAIGVLWAARPELRGLGTTGWLWLGGIVVFSGSLYGICFTGITKLGAVAPLGGLLFLAGWVSLILAVREL
- a CDS encoding DUF1573 domain-containing protein; translation: MKKTLLLALSLTAAAYTAQAQATSTKAAATAGPAITFEESKYDFGSVVQGGVVDHTFKFRNTGTAPLIISNIGVSCGCTTPEWTKEPVAPGKTGTISAHFNSAGKMGMQNKVLTIESNAAAGSTTVSLVGEVKEASATANAAPAMTTTTAAGDAKVKTDGKKTKEKVGDAKVKVKTK
- a CDS encoding ATP-dependent DNA helicase; translation: MLSLRTPSVRDYFPYEPTEDQALLFTQLDAFLKDQLPGRKIFVLRGYAGTGKTTVVSALVQWLHKLQRKYTLLAPTGRAAKVMAGYAGVAASTIHKKIYRQTSGAPSERLNFQRQPNRTEQTLYIVDEASMISDEKAFGENGLLDDLMGFVFEKTSNKLLLIGDTAQLPPVGQLLSPALDPELLAHRFRATVGSVELRQVMRQAQQSGILVNATELREELRAETPNIQLHTNGFRDMFKMGGDKLEDGLRWAYRQFGHENTTIICRSNRNANQYNQLIRRALFDAEEEIEGGDYLMVVRNNYFWLPKDSEIGFLANGDFLEIRKVVRREEVYGFHFAQALVRLVDYPDEPEIEVKLLLDTLHTESPALPSDRNNALYLAVSEDYAHLTTKAERYKEMRKDPYLNALQIKFAYALTCHKAQGGQWQAVFVDHGFLKPDEPLAGEFARWLYTAITRASERLFLLNFQQKLISDPVEED